The DNA window AGCTCCTGGATCAAATACGTGAACTCCATTGTTTGCACCAAATTGAAGGGATGCACGGCTCCAATCGCAATCTCCACACAAGGATGCTTCCATCGTCTTGGAATGCATCAAATCCAAGAAGCAACCCTCTACCCCAAGGGCGAGATGCGGCTGCTAGATCGATGTGTCAATACTCTCACTCAATTGACTTGGACAAGACATCATATCATCACTATAAGATAGCGTAGGAGTTGCCCCATCTACGTAAATTCTGACATCACTTCCATGGGTGACCACTTCGCTATGAGCATTCACAAAAAGTGAGCCTGTTACAAGTTTCGATGCAACAGAAAGAACAACTACATCGTCGGGAGCGCTCGGTGGTATAGTGCGAGCATCACCACATCGATCAAGAAGGCCCGCTGCATCTCCGAAATCCCCTCGAATGTGACGTGCCCGAACCTGCAAAATACAATCATTCACTCTACAGTTTTGGAATTGCAGCCCATCTTCCACACTCAAACATTCAAATTTCGAATATAAGTGTGAAGTATCAACGCATAGGAAAGAATCAACAACATTTGCTGCATCCATCTCAAAAGTAACATCTGGTTGCTTGACATCAAATTCAGAATTGACTATGATATCTCCAACTACATCATGCATAATTATTTCTGAATTCTCACAACAACTCAGTGTACCAAAACCAATTCAATTAGAAACAATATTGTTGGTCGATTCCATAATTGGAGTCCGATCAACCAAGTGATTATCATCAACAACATGTGAAACATCATCCTCGGTTAATTCCGGAGCAAAGCAGTGGTAGACCGCCAATAGAAAATCGTCCCAACCTTTTTCGACATTATTATCAGCCATCCATTCCGACGTCGGGTGATCGAACAAGTATTGAGTAAGGTGCAGCCGATCAGATAGAGGTGTATAGTGGTGGTTGTAATAATTCTGCATATTACAAATCCACTCGACTGAATTCTCTCCGTCAAAACGGGGAGGAACGACTCTTAGGCACGACAAGGCTGCCTGTGCTACGCCGGGAGGTGCCCGCGTAAGCGACGGCGGTAGTTGCCATCCCCGTTCCATGGTCACCGCTGGTGGAGGGTCGGGTGGCTCCTTCGTAGCCATAAAGCCGGCTGCTGCAAGTTTGGCCAAGGCTTCATCTAGCCTCCGATTCAGCGCATCATGTTTCCGTGCGAAGGACTCCTGCTCAAGCCTGTGTGCCTAGAACTTTTCATCCTAGTTGGCGAATTGGATGTTCATATCGAACATCTGACTGGTGTCGTAGAGAAAATATGTGATGGGAGAAGAGTAGATCAAtgaagcaccaattgataggaTTTTGTATCCTATCGATCAGCAATAGAGCACTCGAACGAttacgaagaacaagataaaccctagttgaggtgctagaGCCGATTTTCGCCAGAACCGGGAATGAGAACAAgtaattaactttatttctcaattgaagaattctataatttatagaattctaaaccctaaacctatcttgctaatcaagcaagataattaaaataaaagattacaaaatATATGGAAAATAACTAAAGATAACTAACAAAAATAAGAGTTATGCTAAATCAAAAAAAGATATGCCATGTATTGTTGAGGAGATATGGCTGAAGATATTTGGTGATGAATAAGGCAACGTGAGATCCCTATCAGACCCACCTGTTGGTGGCATTGGACTTTTCCAATGCCTCCAACTTACCTTTAATGAGTTTGACCCGCTTCAAAACCTGTGCCACGTCAGCATCCATGCGGGCACGCAGGTCCTTCATGGTCTTGGCATTATGGACCGTTTTGCACGCAGGTCTTTCTTGACATTCTCGACATCGTCAAAGAATTTATCGAGGTTAACGCCCTCGACGCGGCTATCACCACCAGCCTCGAGGTCGTTGCCTGGGCCTTTttgaaagaatttgagaagAGATCGTTCATCTTGGCTGCCTATTGGGAAAGCCGATCAAGCACGGTGGTTCGTGAGTGCTTGTTGCGGTTGCGGTGGCGTTGGAGAAAAGTCAAGATTTCATGTGGAAATTATTAATAAGtggatttgtatttttttactatttcagtAATAAATTAGGGAAAACTTATTTTAGTGGTGTTGAGATGGTAAGGGTCCACTATGgttaggcgcggctatagccgcagGTTGGGGCGACGGAGGGGCGGTTTATAGTGTGTGCGACGTCTGCCCCGAGGCGGACGAACTTTCCGGGGCGGACGGCCATCCGGCATcttcggggcgaggacgcgccggtccgGCGGGggcggggcggaagcggggcagCCTATAGTGGGGGGCGGGGCGGAcgttcttcattttttttgtatttttttgtaattcaatttaatttacctataaatacacctcatttCACTCATTATTTTTACATCATTCCAATTCTTCActcatactttctctcactCAAATTTTTGGATTCCATTTGTATTTAAAATGGACGATTTCTGGAACGACGCGTGGAATTTCCAGcactttaatacgacgaaaatgtagtgtttaattttaatttcttcacgtaTAGCCTTTTTCTTCTAATTATATATAGTacgataaatttaattataattgaattaacataaatgaaaaaaaaattggggctattggaagtgtccaccatagcGGCGGAAATAAAtttttggggctgtggacaataaatttggggctatggataaaAAAATGGGCTGGGCTATTGGAGTGTCCGCCTAAAGTAGATAGTCTAATGGACACGGGACACCCTAATGTTTAGGTCTATATTGTAGGAGAAGGATGTgattgttttcctttttttcatttgGTTTCTTGCATTTCAAATGGGTATAAAAATAGCATTAGGTGTGGTATTAAAATTCTTGCATTTCAAAGGCTTATAAAAATAGCATTAGGTGTTGTAAAAATTACTCTAGTAAATTCTTAAATATGTACACTGCTTTATAAAATCGATAGTAGTACAAAAAAAGTGTAATAGGAGTAGATCATATTCCACTTTATGTGTGCTACGACGTCGTTCCTTCTGAAACCCTTTTCCATACTCAGTCGCATCACAAATCTGTCTCCTTTCAACATTCTCAGTTGTGAAAACTGAAAACCTTCGATCTCCGCAAAAACTAGACGCGGTAACAAGCAATGGCCACCTCAATTGCCGCCATGACGGCTCGCAGAGCTGCTACTCTTGCTCGGCTCTCACCATCCACTCGACCCGCTTCCCTCGTTTCCCGCCGCGGCCTCGCCGGCACTGCTGGTACTGTTCTGAAATCTTTACGCTGATTTGTTCGTTAGTGTTAGTCTTGCGATTGGTGATTGTGTAATTTGATTTCGAATCTGTTTGGGGTAaattagtagtttttttttgtgaCGATGTTTTCGAATTTCAGACCTCCATGGGCCACCGAAGATTAATATTTGGGAAGACCCGATGAGTCCGTCAAAGTGGAAGGAAGAACATGTAAGTGAATGCATATACCCGCATACATTTTGTACCTGttttttttgccaaaattgTCAACCAACTATGTAATTAGGGTTTCTGggtttttctttttgatttaaGATGGATGATTGTATGCTAAAATGAATGTACATATGGAGATTGGAAACCATAGGTTGTGCTTGGATTGATTGAATTAAGACTGTTATAGAAGAGTTATGGAGGATCAGTAATTGAGTAGTGTTGCTTGCTAATGTCTGAATTGTGTGATGGAAATTGGTAGTTACTCTTTGCTAGCTGCAGTTTTTATTGTGTTTTACGAATTAATTGTGGAAGCTTCAGTGTCTTGATAATCTGTGCTTGACAGAATGATGGAAATAGTAGCAAAGATGTGCAATTTACATATCTAGGCACAGAATATTGAACAGCATTGAATTTTCAATTCATCAGGACTAAGTGATATTCTTCATTAACCAGAAGTGTGAAAAGTAGGATTGCACCGTTGGCTTACACTCTGAAATTCAGCATTTCCTGAACAATGATAAAATACGTTTTCATGAAAAGGGTCAACGGATAAGAGAATAAGTCTTTAAGTTAGTAAATGCACATAGCACACTCCTGAACAGTGATATCAGCCCTTATCTGGATGATAATTGATTTTTGGGACTGATTGTAGGTTTATGCTAGGAAGTTCTTATTAATTTAGAGGAATAGGAATGTGCTGGTTCTTTATCATTGACCAAGATCCTGTAATTATGATGTGCTAAGTCCTGATTCCAAACTCTTATGAACTCTCTGGTCATTCCAAAGGCCACCTTGCTGGTTGACCCCCCTCAGTTTATGGATTCTTTCACAAAAATATTGAGTTCAACAGTTATCGTGCAGACTAGTCCACACAAAGTGCAGGTTATTGTTTCACGCGGATAACTTGTCAAGTTTTTGCCTTTTGACTTTATGTCAAGATCACAATTCACAAGTATCTTGTCTCATGAACATGAGTAGTGTTTACTAGTAGGTTTCATTGAGTCTCTGACCTCTGTCTGCTCATGTCAAGTTTGGCTTTGGAAATGTTTTAGTTTTTGTACTCGCAACCCGGGTCTGTAACTTTCTAAGTTTGCTGCTTAAAGATTCGTTATATATTTACATGTCCTTCTGATTTGTAGTTTGTGATTGCCTCTTTAACTGGGTGGTTTACCCTTTTCTACGGAGCTTACAAGGCTTTTAGTGGAGGCAAGGACAAAGGAGAGGTATGTTTCTTCTTCTAAAATTATTAGATATTGCAGCGTTTAATCGGAACAAAGCATGTTTATGTATAATgttatatgtgtgtgtgtgtgcgcgcgcaCACGCATCTACTTCGTCATAAGTATAACTCATGTTTCTCCcctgttttgatttttttttcctgaCTTGCCTGCAAATATAATACATTGATTTTCATGTACTCTGCAGAAAGTAGCAGAAACAGCCCAATAGGCCAGCGGTTCAAGttgctgtttttttttcttctaataaTATGCGCTTCAACTTATTGTTTGTGTGAAGAAAGTTCATCTCCACCTGATTTCTATAATGATCATTAAGAATATTCAGCCAATGAATTTCTCGATGCGTTTGTTTTTTGGTGGAAGAATGGGTCTCCTCTCATACCCTAGTCGTTATCTACTTATCTTGTTCCGGCTACATCTTCCAGTTGCTTGTGAAATTTTCTGATAATAATGAAAACCATAAGTTTGATTTATCATTGCTAGTTTATCACTCTTTTTTGTATGTTTTACTACTACAAATTTAGGTGTGAAATTGGATAAGTGAGGCCAGGTTcgagattttttttatctttagaCATCTAATTTCTTTATGGTATCATGTCaaaaaaatttctaaaatgATTGAAGTTTGTTAGATActaatattttcggaaaaattgCTGTACTTGGGCTTTCAGAATGCCGGAAGTATTCTGCCATCATATGACTCTAGATTCAAGAAATGGTGATTCAAATTGGACTAATGCAACATGAAATTCTAAGAACAATGATGAACCAAATGTGTAACTTGATCAGTAATTTGTCTCTGAATCTCGAAACTTTGtactaataaattaataaatgcCTAGAAATATATCTTTCAGACACTATTTCTACTTCAATATTTGTCCAAGAGTTTTCatacaataaattaataattgagACAATCAGACAATTAAGTAAATACTAGTTCCATTTTGCGACATGTTCatcccaactaaaagaaaaaacaaattcTCTTTTAAGTTCATGATCTAAATTCTTGTGAAAATTTATGCTGCATGGCAAAAGGtgtaaataaaatatggattaGTTGGAGCAAAACTTGAAAATTTGTGGAGAGTAAAGCTCACATGAACCAAAAAGGTGTACATAAAACATGATTACATATTATACAACATGTAACTACAATAAATAAAAGGTTCGCAAAGGGAAGAACAAAAAATTGACAGAATAACTGGGATAAAGTATTTCTCACGAATGCCTGCCCCTGCCACCACCATTACGCCCTCGGCCCCTGTGATGATGTCTTCTTCCACCACCACGCCCTCCATTGAAACTCATGGACGGAGGCGGTGGCTGCAAACCTAAACTATCTTGGGATCCCTGAGACTGGACTGCTTGCTCTCCGCCACCATTCAGCGTCTGTGGTGGACCTTGCTGGCCTTGCACTCCAAACTGAGGCGGTGGTGGATCTTGCTGGCCCTGCACTCCAAACATAGGCGGCGGTGTCCCTTGCTGGCCCTGCATTCCAAACTGCGATGCATTCTGATCCATAGGCCAAGGTGGAATCATCCCACCAATATTTTGTACTCCAACCATTGGATTAAAGTTTGGTGGCATCCCGGTGATCATACCAATTTGCTGTTGAAATGGTGCACCTGCTGGGAACAGGTAAGGTATGTTTTGTTGCATCCACAGCATCCCGTTTGGCGGCAACCCAGCAAGAAGGTTTGCATTTAGTTGCAGATGTTGCGGAAACCCATTGTTCCAACTTCCAGTCGGAGCAGGAAAGACCGGTGCTTGAGGGCTTTGCTGGAATGGAGGAGGAATGGCACTTTGATCACCAAAACCCTGCCTAGAGCCCGATGAACCCTGGTGATGACTGTCTTGGTTTATTGGTGTTCCAACACGAGGAGCATAATGTTGGTCTTCGCCACCTGGATGAGTTTGTGCAGTAGAATTGCGGTTATTGTTCCAGCTCCCGTTCCCTTTCTGATTATTCTGCTGACGtttctccttcctcttgtttcCGGGCTTGGAATCGTTTGTTCCccttttcttcatcttcatcattcTCTTGAACTCAGCCTCTTTCTCGTCATCCGAGAATTCAGCATCCTCAGACAGCTCTTCGTCGTTCTCATTAGACGCATCATACCCTTTCTGGTAGAGATTCTTGTTATTTAGTACATGATCTGCAAACTCTGCAACGAACGAGATCAAGGTGCCTTGTTGGATACCAGTTGCAACTTCCTCCTCGGAGTTGTATCTCACAATGTAGTAAGGGTTCTTCACAGGCCCAAAGATTTCATCAACAATCCCCAGCGGTGATCTGCTATCAGTAATCCAAAGAATTGAGCCTTCATTGAGAGGATTGTGTTTCTCGACACCTTCCACAATCACTTGGGCGCCAATCATCTGTTCAATGTTAATAATACTACTCAATCCAAGAAaaccaaatcaagaaaacatTATCATTTAATGCAACATAGCAAAGATGTTTTACCGACAAAACTGTTCCAACTGGAAGGGTTTGATGATGTGGTTCCAAGGTCACATCAACAGAAGGAACAGGAGGGAGATCCTGCATAATAAGAAAGAAAGAGTAGAACAACATAAGCTTTGTTTCACATTAGGAGCAAATCTGACTACAGATTACCGAAAGCAAAACCATGAAAATGCATCCATCATAAGATAACTATGAGCAGTCATCTGTTGACAAATGACTGATATTGAATGAATTGTTGGTTTCAAAACAACTCGTTGCATGGTAAAGGTCCTTGCAGAACTTAGACTTCCATTAGAGCTTTGTAGCTATATAATTCCTCCTCATTTTTGCTCGAACATAGGGCATGGCAACTTTCGTTGCACAAAATGAAGGTATTGCACATAACACAGATATCAAGCATCAAAGGGCACAAACAATACCTTAATTACCAAATGATCCTTTTCTTAGTTCAAATCTAACTCAAATATtttgacattttctaaaacttGAAGACTAAAATACATTCAACAGTTCCCTCGTACTCAAATTATCAATGTTTCATAAGTTAAGCAGAGCATTACAACGCCAAATTGCACACATTAGATGGAATTCATGCATGATTTACAGATATAGCAAGTGTTTAAATAACATATTAAAGACACAAATCACAAACCTTGAGCTCATTATTAGATTTGATCGGGCCACCTCCAGCACCACCACCATCCTCATCTTCAACATCACTCCACGAAACCATCTCTTCTAACTCGGACAACATAATCTCACCATCTTCCATCTCAGTCTCCTTATCACTACTACCCTCTCCATTCTTGCCTGTATTCTCGCCATCATCATCGTTTTCACTAGAACTAGAGGATGATGAGGAAGACGAAGAAGATGATGAATCAGACGAGCTCTCATcgtcactctcactctcactcccATCTCCATCATCCACACTCTCATCAGCCTTATTCTCATTTTTACCAAGTCCCACCACATCACTATCACTCTTCATACCATCACAACTACCAATTCCCATTTTCACATTCTTGGAGCTGTCATCTGCTACATCTTCTTGAACACCACTATTCTCATAGTT is part of the Salvia splendens isolate huo1 chromosome 6, SspV2, whole genome shotgun sequence genome and encodes:
- the LOC121806240 gene encoding uncharacterized protein LOC121806240, which encodes MATSIAAMTARRAATLARLSPSTRPASLVSRRGLAGTADLHGPPKINIWEDPMSPSKWKEEHFVIASLTGWFTLFYGAYKAFSGGKDKGEKVAETAQ
- the LOC121809315 gene encoding H/ACA ribonucleoprotein complex non-core subunit NAF1-like, with amino-acid sequence MEGVGVKMPDLGEEVVDFESMRYQLVDSRKEFDVLGNTLEGSSVKAEPLCGFELEEGEIEGVVEECVEKGNERNLKDLGCLVEEQLGKVSLDGAAEKNLCAVPVVASLNYENSGVQEDVADDSSKNVKMGIGSCDGMKSDSDVVGLGKNENKADESVDDGDGSESESDDESSSDSSSSSSSSSSSSSSENDDDGENTGKNGEGSSDKETEMEDGEIMLSELEEMVSWSDVEDEDGGGAGGGPIKSNNELKDLPPVPSVDVTLEPHHQTLPVGTVLSMIGAQVIVEGVEKHNPLNEGSILWITDSRSPLGIVDEIFGPVKNPYYIVRYNSEEEVATGIQQGTLISFVAEFADHVLNNKNLYQKGYDASNENDEELSEDAEFSDDEKEAEFKRMMKMKKRGTNDSKPGNKRKEKRQQNNQKGNGSWNNNRNSTAQTHPGGEDQHYAPRVGTPINQDSHHQGSSGSRQGFGDQSAIPPPFQQSPQAPVFPAPTGSWNNGFPQHLQLNANLLAGLPPNGMLWMQQNIPYLFPAGAPFQQQIGMITGMPPNFNPMVGVQNIGGMIPPWPMDQNASQFGMQGQQGTPPPMFGVQGQQDPPPPQFGVQGQQGPPQTLNGGGEQAVQSQGSQDSLGLQPPPPSMSFNGGRGGGRRHHHRGRGRNGGGRGRHS